In Euphorbia lathyris chromosome 2, ddEupLath1.1, whole genome shotgun sequence, the sequence ACTTATGTAGTTAATACTGTTGCAGATGGATATGCATATGGAGATGGATATGGAAAGGGGAAAGGCGATGGTGATTATGGATATAAGGGGCATGGTTATGGAGATTCATATGGGAAGAAAAAAGGGTCATGCTATGGAGATTCATATGGGAAAAAAGGGCATGATTATGGAGATTCATATGGAGATTCATATGGGAAAAAAGGGCATGGTTATGGAGATTCATATGGAGATTCCTATGGGAAAAAAGGTCATAGCTATGGAGATTCATATGGCAACAAAGGGCATGACTATGGACGATATGACCACAAGGGGTATGGTTATGGGCATGATGGAAAGAAGAATTAGATCAATGATTTAATTCACTTTTCGGTGACAATTGTTATGTACTAGATAGATACTGCAAAATAACATATCAACTGTAATTTCACCTTTTGAAATTATACCCAATAAAAACAGTATTTATcttacaataataataatattactgattaattttcaatttgaatttcacaatcataatctctatctctatatatatttttatatattttggaGGATAGACTTCACTTCTACTACTGGATATCTGTAGTTGCGTGGAAAAATTGTGACTCCTTATTAACTAGAAAGCCAATGTTTAAACCAGTAAAAGTCAGGTATTGGTGGCCACCAACCATAATATGATATATTGTTGTGTCCGAAAATGGTTCACCATTATCAATTGCAATTTTTTTATAGGATTGGTCAGACTATTagatcccaaaaaaaaaaaaaaaaagaaggaaagcaAGTGACtgaacactacaagaaaacagctACTTAGCGACCACATGAAATTCAGTCGCTAAATTGCGACTGCGGTAGTCGCTAGTTTCTTTATATAGTCGCAAAAAGTAGCGGATCACTTAATGCCCATGTTACCACGTGTATTTTCATTTAGCACTGCACTCGACCTaagatataaattaattaaaaaaaaactaaaatataaattaaagaaaaactaaaaaagaaaaaataaatataaataagacattaaaaaaaagaaaaccctAAATTCTTTCTATTCTCGACCTAGCCCCTCTCCTCTCTTCTTTGCGCTCTGAACTCGACCTAAGCCCCCTCTTCTCTCTGCTCTGCTCTCCAACCTAAGCCactctcctttcttcttgttcGACCTAATATTTCTCCTTTCAGACAACTGACCTGATCCATCTCCCTTCTTTACGGCTTCCTTCTCCGATTAACTCTAACTGAGCATCGTGGAGCATGCGGCATTTTTTTCTGTATGCTGGAGTTTGTACCTAAAATTGAAGGGCTGAAATTGGAGGAGTTTGAAAAGATACCAGAGGAAGGAAGAACGAGAAGCAGAAGGCTATTAGCTCTAGCCTTCTTTTTATTAAGGTAGCAATCCTTTAGGCCTTGATTGGATGAGGGGTTTGGGAGGGTTAGTAAGGGAAGGGTTTGGGAGGGTTTGTGGAAACCCTTGTTTGGAGGAAATAAATTTAGGAGGGTaagggttttgaagggtttGGCAAGGGTTTGGAAGGGTTTGATTTGTGTAGTTTTgtttcaattttcaaacccaCCAATTTGGAGGGTTTAGAAGGGTTACAATTTTTATTTCCATTATTACCCTTGTTAAAGTTAACTAATACCAAATTAAACATTTGCTTTATTTAGTGAAGTGAAGTCAATGTCTCAAGAAACTAATACttcataaaattcttattactGTGTCTAAATGCATTATTTGTATCGAGATGAGAAGAATTATGTTCAATTTGTGTTATATTAAATGGTTTAATCAGTAGCATCCATTAGATCATCTGCTGCATATCATTATTCTGCTTCTATCTCATGTTCAAGATTAAAGTCTCAAATTTTGTTGCAGATTTGGGCatgtttatataacaaaaaacaTGAGATTTCGAAGTTCGATTATTGAAGCATCCTCTTAGCTAATTTGAGTTACAGTTGCTACAAGATTAAAAAACCACCATAACCCGAGATAATAAAAGTAATAAACCCATGGATAATTGATTTAGATATGTAATTAAAAACAATTGTaagtaatatgatttaattacaTGGAAAGTACctaatatacataattaattgaGTGGGACATTTTAGTCCTTTTATAATATTTCATTTCCTTACAAACCCTTCATTCCAAACAAGGTAAAGGTACAAACCTTTATAAACCCTTACCATCCAACCAAACAAGGGTAAGGTTAGTGCTTCACTTCCCCTTCCTCCCCCTTCCTCTCCGTTCCCTTCCATTCCTTTATTTACCCTCTCAAACCTCCCATCCAATCAAAGCCTTAGGCACTAGTGTCCTAGAAATTTTAGTCTTCATTTTGTATGATTACAGATACTTATTAGGATGTTAATCATTGTGGATTTTAATGATTtgctaattaattgtatttgtGTGTGCCTTTTGTCTCTGAAATGATTTCCTAGTTTCAACGTAATTGTGGTTTTATCTTGGGAATATTGAACTTTTGAACTTGACGTTGTTATGTTAATCCTTTCCTTTACCCATGAAATAGGTACTTAATTATATTCACTAATGCCGCTAATTTCATTGATAAAACTAATGCTGCTAATTTCATTGATAAACTGCGTCTGGTTCGAATTAGCCTTTTCTAAATTCCTAAAGTTATTGTTGCCAATATGCCTTAACATAAGGCATAAGAGATATTATTTTGTTCATtttgaccttaagaaatttgtATGCAGGGACT encodes:
- the LOC136220801 gene encoding uncharacterized protein translates to MAISKICVVLAVFVVICSEISASRELGETTGMTDGYAYGDGYGKGKGDGDYGYKGHGYGDSYGKKKGSCYGDSYGKKGHDYGDSYGDSYGKKGHGYGDSYGDSYGKKGHSYGDSYGNKGHDYGRYDHKGYGYGHDGKKN